A region of Drosophila mauritiana strain mau12 chromosome 3L, ASM438214v1, whole genome shotgun sequence DNA encodes the following proteins:
- the LOC117139952 gene encoding alanine--tRNA ligase, mitochondrial, with protein sequence MYNSAKQLQRVLTAREIRKTFLDHFTVNHGHKFVRSSPVVPFCDPTVAFVNAGMNQFKSVFLGTAAAPHKRVVNSQKCVRVGGKHNDLSVVGTDGYHHTFFEMLGNWSFGDYFKREACAMALELLRGPYNIDPGRLYVTYFAGDKVLGIPADLECFEIWRSLGFPASRILPFGCADNFWEMGATGPCGPCTEIHIDHRPDLGSVEQRAKLVNAGRSDLTELWNLVFIQYNRHADGSISQLPAHHVDTGMGFERLTAVLQNKSSNYDTDLFTPIFDGIQQAAKTPVYSGSFPDGGNAAVLDTSYRILADHARMVTACLADGMLPDQNQKLRRVLRKALNISEHVFAHDKLLTQLVPIVVETLGEAYPEMAAKQQAVIDLICHEQEVYKNLRESSSKAFAEVLMEFPNLDDIDLMECPGFVPAYREFQVQRCKFSNNTIPGDFLYKLTDTYGLTEESFLKLAELENMNCDLERYRAEVSLAKIKAKGNQRETAGGSLCDLANEQRISEAQAMLTKRLAPTDNSHKYAYSFDKESDSYQIPPLKTRVLGMLLNDAEVSRTQGSRIQQPSTDLISIVTAASNFYYESGGQQSDGGKILVSNQQQPEHPHSLEVISVKHLNDCVVHVCKLSSPTDAFQLAIEDEVELQVDAQQRQLNTCHHTATHLLNAAIRSLFKKVTYQVSSSVTSDQCKLELGLLGKRIQKSDVQLIEDLINRVICSAAPVEVQLLSAAEVLEQNDITMVPGEVYPEQGLRLVNVESPELQLSSKELCCGTHATNTSELSCFCIVNLKQTNRARFAFTAVAGQAAENVLKTAALLRHRVDLLEKQFQTDKLTNATEAELQTIRHNMLHTDIKLPYAFKMDTLERITEMLKRIKDSSRTTLKEFVDVEMRTLLQEKPLDTHPFILHYITSSALVEEIPLQRATKVCQDRPILVISVCDSVVKARCCVPENCITEKFNASAWLQSFADTFNGQIAAPKGQNPQAVCNMKGRRVSNLFEEQLEQAMSKAHAYAKLYL encoded by the exons ATGTACAACTCGGCCAAGCAGCTGCAGCGCGTGCTGACAGCGCGCGAGATTCGGAAGACCTTTCTGGATCACTTCACCGTCAATCATGGCCACAAGTTCGTCCGCTCCAGCCCGGTGGTGCCCTTTTGCGATCCCACCGTGGCTTTCGTTAACGCGGGCATGAATCAG TTCAAGTCGGTGTTCCTGGGCACAGCAGCGGCACCCCACAAGCGGGTTGTCAACTCCCAGAAGTGCGTCCGCGTTGGGGGAAAGCACAATGATCTCTCCGTGGTGGGCACGGATGGCTATCATCACACGTTCTTTGAGATGCTGGGCAACTGGTCCTTTGGAGATTACTTCAAG CGGGAGGCGTGTGCCATGGCCCTGGAGCTGCTCCGTGGTCCCTACAACATCGATCCAGGTCGTCTATACGTCACATACTTTGCTGGCGACAAGGTGCTGGGCATTCCAGCCGATCTTGAGTGCTTCGAGATCTGGAGGAGCCTGGG CTTTCCCGCCTCACGAATACTGCCCTTTGGCTGCGCCGACAACTTCTGGGAAATGGGCGCCACAGGGCCCTGTGGTCCCTGCACCGAAATCCACATAGATCATCGCCCGGATCTGGGCAGCGTGGAGCAGCGAGCCAAGTTGGTGAATGCAGGTCGCTCCGATCTCACAGAACTGTGGAATCTTGTCTTTATACAGTACAATCG GCATGCCGATGGCAGCATCTCTCAATTGCCCGCTCATCATGTGGACACCGGCATGGGTTTTGAGCGGCTAACGGCCGTGCTTCAGAATAAGTCTTCCAACTACGATACGGACTTGTTCACCCCGATATTTGATGGCATCCAGCAAGCGGCCAAGACTCCGGTTTACAGCGGCAGCTTTCCGGATGGTGGAAATGCAGCAGTACTCGACACCAGCTATAGGATACTAGCCGATCATGCACGCATGGTGACCGCCTGTTTGGCCGACGGCATGCTTCCGGATCAAAA TCAGAAACTGCGTCGCGTGCTGCGCAAGGCTCTCAACATCTCGGAGCATGTGTTTGCCCACGACAAATTGCTGACCCAGCTAGTTCCTATCGTGGTGGAGACACTTGGTGAAGCCTATCCAGAGATGGCGGCTAAGCAGCAGGCTGTTATCGACTTGATCTGCCACGAGCAGGAGGTCTACAAGAATCTTAGAGAGAGTTCTTCCAAAGCATTTGCAGAGGTGCTAATGGAGTTTCCCAACCTGGATGACATCGATCTGATGGAGTGCCCGGGATTCGTGCCCGCCTATCGAGAGTTCCAGGTGCAGCGCTGCAAGTTTTCCAATAACACCATACCAGGGGACTTCCTTTACAAGCTGACCGATACCTACGGCCTGACCGAGGAGAGTTTCCTCAAGCTGGCTGAATTGGAGAACATGAACTGTGATCTGGAGCGCTACAGGGCGGAGGTCAGTCTGGCGAAGATCAAAGCCAAGGGCAACCAAAGGGAGACTGCTGGAGGATCACTCTGCGATCTGGCCAATGAGCAGCGTATTTCCGAAGCTCAGGCGATGCTAACGAAGCGTCTGGCGCCCACCGACAACAGCCACAAGTACGCCTACTCCTTCGACAAGGAGAGCGATTCATACCAGATACCTCCACTAAAGACTCGAGTCCTGGGAATGCTCCTCAACGATGCAGAAGTGTCACGAACCCAAGGCAGTCGCATACAGCAACCCTCCACCGACCTCATTTCCATTGTGACCGCTGCCAGCAATTTCTACTACGAATCCGGCGGTCAACAATCGGATGGCGGAAAGATCCTTGTGAGCAATCAGCAACAGCCAGAGCATCCTCATTCACTAGAAGTAATCAGTGTTAAGCATCTCAACGACTGCGTAGTTCACGTCTGCAAGTTATCCAGTCCCACTGACGCCTTTCAGCTGGCCATTGAAGATGAGGTGGAGCTGCAGGTGGATGCGCAGCAGAGACAGCTCAACACGTGCCATCACACAG CCACGCATCTACTAAACGCCGCCATCCGCTCGCTTTTCAAGAAGGTCACCTACCAGGTCTCCAGTTCTGTGACCAGCGATCAGTGCAAGCTGGAGCTGGGACTCCTGGGCAAGCGCATTCAGAAGAGCGATGTGCAGCTCATCGAGGATCTGATCAA CCGCGTTATCTGCTCTGCTGCGCCGGTTGAAGTTCAGTTGCTGAGTGCAGCTGAAGTTCTGGAGCAGAATGACATCACCATGGTGCCCGGCGAGGTTTATCCTGAGCAGGGATTGCGTCTAGTCAACGTGGAGAGTCCTGAACTGCAGCTCAGCTCCAAGGAACTGTGCTGCGGAACGCATGCAACCAACACTAGTGAGCTTTCCTGCTTCTGCATCGTGAATCTGAAGCAAACCAATCGCGCGAGATTCGCGTTTACCGCCGTTGCTGGCCAGGCGGCGGAAAAT GTGCTGAAAACTGCTGCTCTGCTGCGACACCGCGTTGATCTCCTCGAGAAGCAGTTCCAAACTGACAAACTCACAAACGCTACGGAGGCGGAACTGCAGACGATTAGGCACAACATGTTGCACACGGACATTAAACTGCCATACGCTTTTAAGATGGACACGCTGGAACGCATCACCGAGATGCTGAAAAGGATCAAAGATTCATCGCGCACAACCTTAAA GGAATTTGTGGACGTAGAGATGCGCACGCTGCTGCAGGAGAAGCCTTTGGATACTCATCCCTTCATTCTGCACTACATCACCAGTTCCGCGCTCGTGGAGGAGATTCCTTTGCAACGAGCCACCAAGGTGTGCCAGGATCGGCCCATCCTCGTAATCAGCGTGTGTGATAGCGTGGTCAAGGCGCGCTGTTGTGTACCAGAAAACTGTATCACGGAGAAGTTCAACGCTTCCGCCTGGCTGCAATCCTTTGCCGACACCTTTAATGGACAAATAGCCGCGCCCAAGGGCCAGAATCCGCAGGCCGTGTGCAACATGAAGGGTCGGCGGGTCAGCAATCTGTTCGAGGAACAGTTGGAGCAGGCAATGTCCAAGGCACATGCATACGCTAAGCTTTATCTATAG
- the LOC117139953 gene encoding flap endonuclease GEN, whose amino-acid sequence MGVKELWGVLTPHCERKPINELRGKKVAIDLAGWVCESLNVVDYFVHPRHHLKNLFFRTCYLIWEQVTPVFVLEGVAPKLKSQVIAKRNELQFRGVKPKNSPECTQSQAPKGDKGRSRFNHVLKQCETLLLSMGIQCVQGPGEAEAYCAFLNKHGLVDGVISQDSDCFAYGAVRVYRNFSVSTQGAQAAAGGAVDIYDMREITSRMDFGQQKIIVMALLCGCDYCPDGIGGIGKDGVLKLFNKYKETEILDRMRSWRGETNKYNALEIRVDDKSICSNCGHIGKTQSHTKSGCSVCRTHKGCDESLWKEQRLSIKAELTLRRKALLSPDFPNEEIIAEFLSEPGTIPNLNLNWRQPNLVKFIKQIGHLLQWPEIYCFQKFFPILTRWQVQQSKQEKILIQPLEIIKKRTVKGVPSLELRWHDPSGIFKGLIPDNQIAEYEAEHPKGIEELYYTIEPLDMLETAYPDLVAAFLKSKEKPAKKTTRKKKTAPEEEDKENEPNSKPKRVVRKKKAPPEENQPLLHQFLGCKKEGTPVKAPAPQRQQCSTPLTKFLPSDLESDCDAEEFDMSDIVKGIISNPNAKPALTNHDGHQLHYEPMAEDLSLRLAQMSLGNVEESPKVETKRDLSQVDQLPQSKRFSLEDSFDLLVKGDLQKLARTPVERFKMQHRISEKIPSPVKPLANISYFFNQSSDNADVFEELMNSSLVPQDQEDNAEEEEEDDLVVISD is encoded by the exons ATGGGCGTCAAGGAATTGTGGGGTGTTTTGACGCCCCATTGTGAACGCAAACCCATTAATGAACTGCGGGGAAAGAAAGTGGCCATCGACCTGGCCGGCTGGGTTTGCGAATCCCTCAATGTTGTGGACTACTTTGTGCATCCAAGGCATCATTTAAA GAACCTCTTCTTTCGCACTTGCTACTTGATTTGGGAGCAAGTTACTCCTGTTTTCGTTTTGGAGGGAGTTGCTCCGAAACTCAAGAGCCAGGTGATAGCCAAGAGGAATGAGCTCCAGTTTCGGGGAGTGAAGCCCAAGAATTCGCCCGAGTGCACCCAAAGTCAGGCGCCCAAAGGCGACAAAGGACGCAGCCGGTTCAACCATGTCCTCAAGCAGTGCGAAACGCTGCTGCTCTCCATGGGAATCCAGTGCGTCCAAGGTCCCGGCGAGGCGGAGGCCTACTGTGCCTTTCTCAACAAGCATGGC TTAGTGGATGGCGTCATTAGCCAGGACTCGGATTGCTTTGCCTATGGAGCCGTTCGTGTCTATCGCAACTTCTCCGTTTCCACCCAAGGAGCCCAGGCAGCCGCCGGCGGAGCTGTGGACATTTACGATATGCGGGAGATCACATCCCGAATGGACTTTGGCCAACAGAAGatcattgtgatggccctgcTCTGCGGCTGTGACTATTGTCCTGATGGCATAGGTGGCATCGGCAAGGATGGCGTCCTAAAGCTGTTCAACAAGTACAAGGAGACTGAGATTTTGGATAG AATGAGAAGCTGGCGCGGTGAAACCAATAAATACAATGCCTTGGAGATCCGAGTTGACGACAAATCCATCTGCAGCAATTGTGGACACATCGGCAAGACCCAGAGCCACACAAAAAGTGGCTGCAGTGTGTGTCGCACTCACAAAGGCTGCGATGAGAGTCTCTGGAA AGAACAACGACTATCCATAAAGGCCGAGTTGACTTTGAGGCGGAAAGCACTACTATCTCCAGACTTTCCCAACGAAGAGATCATTGCCGAGTTCCTGAGCGAGCCCGGCACCATTCCCAATCTTAATCTCAACTGGCGGCAGCCGAATCTTGTCAAATTCATCAAACAGATTGGACATCTCTTGCAGTGGCCCGAAATATACTGCTTTCAAAAGTTCTTTCCCATACTCACACGCTGGCAGGTGCAGCAATCGAAGCAGGAGAAGATACTTATCCAGCCACTCGAGATTATCAAAAAGCGAACGGTGAAGGGAGTGCCCAGCTTAGAATTGCGCTGGCACGATCCCAGCGGCATTTTCAAGGGTCTTATTCCGGACAATCAGATTGCGGAATACGAAGCGGAGCATCCCAAGGGGATCGAGGAACTTTACTACACTATTGAGCCATTGGACATGCTGGAGACAGCGTATCCCGATTTGGTAGCGGCATTCTTGAAGTCGAAGGAGAAGCCCGCCAAGAAAACCACGCGAAAGAAGAAAACCGCACCTGAAGAAGAGGACAAGGAAAACGAGCCGAATTCGAAACCAAAACGAGTGGTCAGAAAGAAAAAGGCTCCGCCTGAAGAGAACCAGCCATTACTGCACCAATTCCTAGGGTGCAAGAAGGAAGGTACTCCGGTCAAGGCTCCCGCTCCGCAACGTCAGCAATGCTCCACCCCCCTCACCAAGTTCCTGCCCTCCGATCTGGAAAGCGATTGCGATGCCGAAGAGTTTGATATGTCGGACATAGTCAAAGGCATCATATCGAATCCGAATGCCAAGCCAGCACTGACCAACCACGATGGTCACCAACTTCACTACGAACCCATGGCGGAAGATTTGAGCTTACGTCTGGCGCAGATGAGTCTAGGTAATGTGGAAGAATCGCCCAAGGTGGAAACAAAAAGAGACCTGTCCCAAGTGGATCAACTACCGCAGAGTAAACGGTTCTCCCTGGAGGACAGTTTTGATCTGCTGGTCAAGGGAGATCTGCAGAAGCTGGCCAGGACGCCAGTGGAGCGATTCAAGATGCAGCATCGCATCAGCGAAAAGATTCCATCGCCAGTGAAGCCCTTAGCTAACATAAGTTACTTCTTCAATCAAAGTTCCGATAATGCGGATGTCTTCGAAGAGCTGATGAACTCCAGCTTGGTGCCCCAGGATCAAGAGGATAACGccgaagaggaggaggaggatgaccTGGTGGTGATTAGTGATTAA
- the LOC117140716 gene encoding signal recognition particle 54 kDa protein yields the protein MVLADLGRKITTALHSLSKATVINEEALNSMLKEICAALLEADVNIRLVKQLRENVRAVIDFDEMAGGLNKRRMIQSAVFKELVKLVDPGVKPYQPIKGKANVVMFVGLQGSGKTTTCTKLAYHYQKRNWKSCLVCADTFRAGAYDQVKQNATKARIPFFGSYTEIDPVVIAQDGVDMFKREGFEMIIVDTSGRHKQEESLFEEMLAVSNAVSPDNIIFVMDATIGQACEAQAKAFKDKVDIGSVIITKLDGHAKGGGALSAVAATQSPIIFIGTGEHIDDLEPFKTKPFVSKLLGMGDIEGLLDKVNELKLDGNDELLEKIKHGHFTIRDMYEQFQNIMKMGPFSQFMNMIPGFSQDFMTKGGEQESMARVKRMMTMMDSMSDNELDNRDGAKLFSKQPNRCVRVAQGAGVMEREVKELIAHYTKFSAVVKKMGGVKGLFKQGDMTKNVNPTQMAKLNQQIAKMIDPRMLQQMGGVGGIQNMMRQLQQGAAGGLGGLGNLMSGFGGK from the exons ATGGTTCTCGCAGATTTGGGTCGCAAGATAACCACGGCGCTGCACTCGCTCAGCAAGGCGACCGTAATCAATGAGGAGGCACTGAATTCCATGCTTAAGGAGATCTGCGCGGCGCTCCTGGAGGCTGATGTGAATATCCGTCTGGTGAAGCAGCTGCGCGAGAATGTGCGTGCCGTCATTGATTTCGATGAGATGGCCGGTGGCCTGAACAAGAGGCGAATGATCCAGTCGGCTGTGTTCAAGGAGCTCGTCAAACTGGTCGATCCCGGCGTGAAACCCTACCAACCCATCAAGGGCAAGGCCAATGTGGTCATGTTTGTGGGTCTTCAGGGCTCCGGTAAGACCACCACCTGTACCAAGCTGGCCTATCACTACCAGAAGCGCAACTGGAAGTCGTGTCTCGTGTGCGCGGATACCTTCCGTGCTGGCGCCTACGATCAGGTCAAGCAGAACGCCACCAAGGCGCGCATTCCGTTCTTCGGCAGCTACACGGAAATCGATCCCGTGGTCATTGCCCAGGACGGTGTGGATATGTTCAAACGTGAGGGTTTCGAGATGATCATCGTGGACACCTCGGGTCGGCACAAGCAGGAGGAATCGCTGTTCGAGGAGATGTTGGCAGTGTCGAATGCCGTCAGTCCCGACAACATCATCTTCGTGATGGACGCCACCATCGGACAGGCTTGCGAGGCTCAAGCGAAAGCTTTCAAAGACAAGGTGGACATCGGTTCGGTGATCATAACCAAGTTGGATGGCCACGCCAAGGGAGGCGGTGCTCTGTCCGCAGTGGCAGCCACACAGTCGCCCATCATCTTCATCGGCACGGGCGAGCACATCGACGATCTGGAGCCCTTCAAGACGAAACCCTTTGTGAGCAAACTGCTTGGAATGGGTGACATCGAAGGACTGCTAGATAAG GTAAACGAGCTGAAGCTGGACGGAAACGATGAGCTGTTAGAAAAGATCAAGCACGGCCACTTCACCATCCGCGACATGTACGAGCAGTTCCAGAACATCATGAAGATGGGCCCCTTCTCGCAGTTCATGAACATGATACCCGGCTTCTCGCAGGACTTTATGACCAAGGGCGGCGAGCAGGAGTCGATGGCGCGCGTCAAGCgcatgatgacgatgatggaCAGTATGTCGGACAACGAACTGGACAATCGCGACGGAGCAAAGCTCTTCAGCAAGCAGCCGAACCGCTGCGTTCGTGTGGCCCAGGGAGCTGGTGTCATGGAGCGCGAGGTCAAGGAACTGATTGCACACTATACGAAATTTTCGGCGGTAGTAAAGAAGATGGGCGGCGTCAAGGGACTGTTCAAGCAGGGCGACATGACCAAGAATGTGAATCCAACACAGATGGCCAAGCTTAACCAGCAGATAGCCAAGATGATCGATCCCCGGATGCTGCAACAGATGGGCGGCGTTGGTGGTATCCAGAACATGATGAGGCAACTACAGCAGGGAGCGGCGGGCGGTTTGGGTGGCCTGGGGAACCTGATGAGCGGCTTTGGTGGCAAGTGA